CGAGCGTGCCTCGCCCGGGCTTTCACACGGAGTCGGGTTCTTCAACGCCTTTCGGGATCTCACCGCTACCGGTTTCTTTACCAGCAAAATGGGGATGGAGGATCTCGACTATCGCGGCAATGTCTATGTCACCGAATGGACCGGCTGCCCTCCCGAAGCGCTGAGGAAACTCGGCCTGGATCCTTAGCGGGCCTTCTCGCACATCAGCGCGAGCGTGTTCCCTTCCGAATCCTCGAAGGGCGCTATCCACAGCTCGTACTCGTCGGTACGATGCACCACCGCGGGCTCACGGGTGAAGCTCACTCCGCGACCGGAGAGTTCCCGATAGGCAACCTGCACGTCGGGCACCCGGTAATAGATGACGGACGCCGGATGGTCGTGCTCTGTCTCCCCGGGAACGGCGAGCATGAGGCGCACGCCCCCGCAGGAAAAGAAGCCCAGCTGCGGTGGGGCCTGAAAGAGAAACTTCATGCCCAGCTTGTCGCGGTAGAATGCAACCGCACGGTCGATATCCTTCGCGGTCACCGCGATTTGGCCGATTTCGGAGAGCGTTGTCATGGGATTCCTCCGTATGATAATTAGCTTAGCTAAGTAAATATACGATGGCCAAGAGTCGACGTCAAGAGGCATTCGAGCTCTCCGATCGCCTGCATTCCGCGGCCATCCACCTTCTTCGAAAGCTGCGCGTCGAGGACGAGGCTTCCGGTCTCTCGGCGCCTCGGGCCTCGGCCCTTTCGGTGATCGTCTTCGGAGGTCCGGTCACGATGAGCGAGCTGGCCCGGGCCGAACAGGTGAGTCCTCCCACGATCTCGCGACTGGTTAAAGAGCTCGAGCGCGACGGACTCGTCAGGCGGAGGACCGATGCCGACGACGAGAGGATCCAGAGGGTCGAGGCGACGAGCGAAGGACGATCCCTCCTGGTGAAGGGACGGCAGCGGCGCGTCAGGAAGCTCTCCTCGGAGATCGAGAGGCTATCGCCCGAAGAACGAGAACGCCTAAAGGAATCCATCCCCATCATCGAGCGCCTGGCGCTTCCGGAACGCCACCCTCGGGTCATCCGATCGGCGCGGGCGGCGAGACCGCGTAGTCGTTAGCCGCGGGAATTCGCGGAGCGCAAAGGTAGAGTAGACTATGGCTTTCATGCGACAACCTCGAAGAGAAGTGGTCGTCACCGGCGCCGGCGTGCTCTGCCACTTTGGTGACGATCTGGAAACGATCTGTGCCGACCTCCGGGCCGGACGCAACACGCCGTTTCGAACATACGACGAAGCGGTTCGCCATGGTGCCCGGTGCAAGCTCATCGGGGTCTACCCGAACGATCTCGATCCCGCGGAGCTGGGAGCTTCCAAACAGCAGTCCCGCTTCATGGGCCGGGCTTCTCTGATGGCCCTTCATGCGGCGAGAAACGCCCTGGATCGAGCCCGGGTCGACCCGAAAGCGTTTGCCGTCGTGGTCGGAAGCGGTGCTGGCGACGTGGCGAGCCATCAGCAGATCTCGGAAACGCTCGACTCGTCGGGTATGAGACGCGTGTCGGCCACGATCATCCCCAAGCTCATGGCCTCCACCGTATCCGCGAACCTGGTAAACGTCTTGCGGACGACGGGACCGTCCTTCACCGCCTCCGCCGCCTGCGCCGGGGGTCCTTACAACATGATTCTGGCGGCTATTCTCATCGAAAAAGGAATCGTGGACGGCGCCATCGCCGGAGGTGTCGAAGTGGCCGACCCTCATTTTTTCGCGGGGTTCGATTCGATGCGTGCTTACAACGGCAGCGACAACGACCACCCCGAACGAGCATCGCGACCCTACGCGAAAGATCGTGCTGGTTTCATATTCTCCGAGGGCGCGGGGATCCTGGTGCTCGAAGCCCTGGAAGTCGCGGAGAAGCGTGGCGCCAACGTGCTGGGTGTCCTGCGAGGCTATGGGATGTCTTCTGATGGTGTTGGGGAAATGGTAGCCCCATCTCCCGAAGGCGCCGAAGCCGCCATGCGCCGAGCCATCGAGGATGCGAGAGTCACGGCGGACGAAATCGATTACGTCAATACCCACGGGACGTCGACACCGCTCGGCGACGTTTCCGAGGTTCGGGCCATGCGCCGTGTGTTCGGTGAACGGCACGTCCTCTACTCATCCACCAAGGGCTACACCGGCCATCCCGTGTCCGCCGCCGGCGCCATCGAGGCCATCTTCACCCTGGAGATGCTTCGCGGCGGCTGGATTGCGCCCGCGGTCAACGCACGCCCGCTCGATCCGGAGATAGAAGACTATCCGCCCGTTCTCGAATCAACCGACGCTTCCGTCCGCCGCGCCCTGTCGAACTCGTTCGGCTTCGGAGGCACGAACGCGTGCCTGATCCTGGAGGCGGCCTAGAATCTAGCCGGGAAGCGAAAGGGTTCCCTGCATCATCGCGACGCAGGAACCTCCGATCCACGCGCCGGTAATGCCGCCGTCTCTTTTCTCGGCCTCGGCCTCGAGGACGCTCGGACGCCCCATCTCGACTCCCTGGACGATGGTCTTGGTCAGTTTGAGATCGGGTTCCGATTCGAGACTCGCGAGAAGCCCGATGAGGGCGACGTTCGCGCTGCCGGTTGCCGGATCCTCGAAGACACCCTGCAGGGGCGCGAACATTCGGCAGCGGATGTCGGCGTCGGGCCGGTCCACCGATACATACAGGAGTACTCCGATCGCTCGTTCGGAGGGGAGCTCTTTCGCGAAAACGTCCGTCCGAGGCGTCGCGACCGCGAGAGCCTCGAGCGACTTGAGCTCCGCCATGACGAACGGGATGCCGCTCGAGACTACCAAAGGAGGGTGGTTTCTTGTCTCGAAGACATCGACCGGGAGCGAACAGGCCTCGCCCACGAGCTTCGAGGGAATCTCTTCGCCGCGCTGCGGTATTCGAGGCGCTCGAAGACGGGCCCCCGTCACCGCGGACCCTTTGGTCAGGAGGTCGACTTCGACGAGCCCGACCTTCTCTTCGAACAGCAGGCGCTCCCGCGGGGCGCGGGCCGTCGATTCTCCCCTGGAAGCCAAGACGAATGCCGTACCGATGTTGGGATGGCCCGCGAAAGGAAGCTCGTGCCGCGGGGTGAAGATTCGGACTTCGGCGGTATGCGACGAATCCTGGGGCGGCAGAACGAACGTCGTTTCCGCCAGATTGAACTCGCCGGCGATACGCTGCATCGTCTGCTGGTCCAACCCCTCGGACTCCAGCACCACCGCAAGCGGATTACCGCCAAAGGGTGTTTTGGTGAAGACATCGACGGTCATGAATGGCAGGTCCACGAGCTCTTCCCTCCAGGGGACAGGCTAGCGCACCGATGCGCCAAACCGTTGATGTCACAGGACAACTCGAGCGGCAGCCCTAGCAGGCTGATGAAAAAGTGCAGTCCAGCCTGCGCGAGCGGAGCGAGCCCGGCGCGCTTGCCGCGCCGTAAGCATCCCGAGCCGTGGCGGCACGATCGATTACGGGTCCCGCCACGGCATTGAGTACTCTAGTGCCTCGCCTTGCCCGCCACTGGCTCGGACTTCTGCTCCTGGAGGCTCTTGGTGATCCGGCTCGCCAGCGCTCGCTCCTCACGTAGCTCGCGCGTCGCCGCTTCCGCTCGCTGGAGGGCGAAGTCGAGTCGAGCGATCTTTCCCGAGACATGATCGACGACGGTGCGATGCTCCTTGAGGTTCTCTAGATTGGCGTCGATGTCCGAAAGGACGTGAGTGAGATGAGCCATCTTCGCCTGGGCTTGATCGATGCCGGCTCGCTTCGTCTCGAGATCCGCGTACTTGTCGCCCAGAGCGGACGTCTCGCGTAAGAGCCGATCGACTTGCTCCTTCGTCTCGATGATCTCTCGCCGCGCCTCGAGCACCGCCATGGCGTCATTTCGTGTCTTCTCCGTGGCTTCGAACAGGACGCTCACCTGCTGGCGCAGGTGCTCGACCGACCTTTGACGCTCGTCTACCTCCGCGATCTTTCCATCGAGATCGTGCATGAGTGACTCGAGCTCCGCGAGCCGCTTCTCGTGCTGAGACATCCTGGCTTCCGAGGCCTCCAGATTCGCTCGCTTGCCCTCGAGGTCCGACGCGAGCGCTTGAAGATGGGAGAGCTGCTCACGAACGTCTTTGGCGCGCTCCTCGAGCGTTCTCTGTTCCTCTTCGACGCGATGTACCCCTTCGAGCCACTCGCGGCGTCCGCCGTTCAGAGTCTCGAGCTCCTGGCCCAACAGCCCCACGCGATCGCCGTGCTGATCGACCGAGCGGGAAAGGCCTTCGAGCTTGACCGCGAGCTCGGCGGCCCGGCGCTCCCTGTCCCCCATGGCTTGCTCGATGGGCTCGAGGCTCGCAAGTTTTCCTTGAAAGATGTCGACCCGGGTTGCGAGGGCAACCATCCGTTCTTCGATCTCGGGTAGGGCTTTGTTCTCCTTCAGAGACCGGAACAGGTCCTGCATGTCCCGGCTTCGGGACGAAAGGCCGTCCAGGGCCGCGTTCATCGCCTCGAGCTCCGCCTTCCGAGCCAGTTGACCGTCGATTCTCTGGTCGACCTCCTGGCTGAGCTCGAAGAGACGGTTCAGCCTTGATTCGACGTTCTCCACGAAGCAAGCGCGCGGCAGAAGATCGTCGATGCGTTGCTGAATCGAGCTCGCCAGGTGATCGAGCACCCCGAGTCGTTCCTGTACGACCTCCACCGTCTGAAGTCGCGGCACCATCTCGCGGATCGTGCTCTCGGTCGTAAGGCTCGTCTGACGGAACGTGTCCAGCAATTTGTGAGCTCTTTCGATCTCGTCGCGGCTCTCCCGGAGTTTCTCCAGATCGTTCCGAATCTCGACGCGCGCTTCGGTAATCTCGGCGATCTTCGCGCTGGTCTCGGCAACCATGGCTTCCTTCGCCGCCACCGTCTCGACCTTGGCCGCTACCCGATGGGCGAGCTCCATCATCGCGTCCAATCGGGTTTCGAACTCCCGGATCGCCTCGACCTTCGACGCGACGCTCTCGACGTCGTTCCGGCGCTGGTCCAAACGGGATTGCAGCTCCGCGGAAAGCTGGAGCGCCCCCCGGAGCTCCTGGTCCTTCTCCGCCAGAGCCTTCATGTGGTCTTCGATTCTTTCGAGCGAATCGTGAACCTCGATCGCACGACGATTGATGATCTCTACTTCCTCTTTCAGCAGGGCGGCACTATCGAGTCGCTGTTGTAGTTGCGACAAGGCCTCCGAGATCTCTTCTTTCAATCTCTCGCTGGTGTCGACGAACCGAGACTTCTGCTCCGAGGCGGATTCGATGTCGGACGCGAGCTCGCGCTGCAGCTCCTGAAAACGCTCGACGTTGCCCTCGATTTCCCGAATCCATTGGCTCTCTTCGTTGATCTTCTTTATCTTCCGGTCGACTTCCCAGACGAGCTCGTTGACCTGGTTGAGCTGCAGAGTGACGCGATCCACGAGCTCCTTGGTACCGCCCAGGGTGCGAAGCTTCTGGTTGACGTGCTGGGCGAGGCCGTTCAGCGCTTTGAGCTGCTCTTGTGTCTTCTGAGCGAGCGCCGGGGAGTTGTCGAGACTCTGTACCATTTGCTCCGCGTGCCGACTGATCTCGTCGGCGCGATCCAGCTGCTGCTTGACCGATCGCGCTTTGTCTTCGATGATTCCCGATTCCTGCCGGACGGCGGTCACGGTGTCCCGGAGACGCTCGTAGTCGTCGCGGATGAGACCGAACTGCGAGTCGAGCGCTTCCAGACTTTCCTTCATGCGCTCGAGCTCTTCGGTTCGATGTTGGATCTCCTTCGAGTGTCCTTCGAAACTCTGGAGCTTGCGATCGACTTCCGCGCTCGACGCGAGGAGCCGATCGATGCTCTCACGAGCCTGGGAAATCTCGTCGGTTCGCGTTTCGATCTGACGTATTCGCTCGTGCGCCGACTTCACGAACTCCACCAGGCTTCCGATACGACCCTCGAGCGCCGTCGCCGCCTCGGCCGCTTCGTGCACCGAGGCAAGTCGTTCTTCGAATGCCGATATCGATCCGTCCGCCTCCGACAGCCGTTCTCCCATTGCCCACAGCGACTCACGAATCTGCTTTTCCGAGTAGAGGTCGCGCTGGGCCTGGTCGATTAGCTTGGCGAGGCGACTCGACTCTTGGTGGGCGATGGCGACGATCTCGCGGAGCTCCTCGGAAGACGGTTTCGCCCCGGGCTCGCGGTTCAAGAGCCTTTCGAAAATGGTGGACATGAACGGACTCCTCTTTGAGATTTGTCGAAGGGGACGCAACAGCCGTGCCAAGCGTTGCGGCGTGAAAGCCTCGTCGGCTCAACCTTTTGCGTCGCTCGGTCCATCCCGAATGGGGGCGAGTGCCCACGGTTCGTGGGGTATTCCCCCGATCGCTCCTCCGGGCTTTCGTCCGCGGCGACGCGGCCCATCGCGAATCGGCTCGCGAAATCACTCGGCGATTCGAATCCGCTCGACTTGCTCGCTCGGGATCCAGCCGTTGAGGCCGTTTGCCAGCTCGACCTGGAGCCACGATTCCCGCTGGGACAAGACCCTGACCTTGAGACCTTCGTGGATCTCCGCGAGACGCGGGCTCGCCTCTCCTGGCCCGCTCCGAACGTATGCGTTTTCGGTGAGGACTATGGCGTCATGACGTGAGGCCTCGGCATCGAGCTTTGCCAAAAGACTCGTACCCGAAGCCAAAGCCGCGGCCACGGAGACGCCGAGGGCGATTTGCATCGGAGTTCGAAGCGCCGGCCAGCGTTGGGATAGGAGGAACGTGACGGCGCTCCCCCCTACGAGGAACGCGAGGCTCAGGATACGCGCCAAGGTGCTCGGCCTCAGCCGCTCGTACCAATCCACCGCCCACCTTATTAAGAGTGGAAGCGGCGGGGGCTCGACGGATTCGGCGACCAGTTCGTTCGCGAACGCCAGATTGGCGCGAACGTCCGGATCTCCGGGAAGCAGCTCGCGAGCGCGCTCGTAGTTGAGAACCGCGCGACCGAGACGACCTGCCTTGAAATACGCGTTGCCGAGATTGTAATAGAGAGTGCCATCCTCGATTCCCTGAGCCCTCATCGCCTCGTAGGCCTCGATCGCCTCATCGTAGTGCTGCTCCTGGTACAGCGCTTCGGCTCTCAGAAACGCCTCCCGCGGAGATTCGAAGGGGACCTGAAGGAGAAGCCACAAAGCGACAGGCATCATCCGAGTTGCCTTACCAGGGAGACGAGGAGGGCTTCGGCGCGCTCGCGGAGAGCGGACATTTCTTCGCGGGTTCTCTTCCCCGGGCTGAACCGCGCCTCCTCGCATTTTTCGAGCACGGAAAGAAACTCTCTCCTCGCTTCTTCCGGCACGTTCCGAGCTTCGAGGAGCTCGTCGATACTCGAGGATGTCAGCCCCGATGGGCTGAGCGACAGCTTGTCCCCGACGTAGCGGTAGAGGGCGGCCGCGATCTCCTCGTAGAAGTCCCGAGAAGCGACATCGGCGAGCCCAGCCGCTTTCTTGAGACGCTTTCTCGCGGTACGGTGCGCCGCGCGGCTCCGAAAGACGTCAGAATGAAGACGTCGCTTTTCTCTTCCACGAAGATAGGCGACGAAAGCGAGGTTCCAGAGCACGGGAAGAGCGAGGCTCCAGTAGAAGAACGCGCTCTGGTGGAATGGTCGATTCGAAGCGCCCAACTGATCCGGCGGATCCTTGAGGTAGCGGATGTCCTGCCGCAAAACGGTCACCTCGCCGCGCGGAGGGGAGATCGCGTCGGCTCCCGCGCCGATACCGCCGCCCTCGACCACGAGCTGCAGAGGGCCGACGGAAGCGGTGACGTACTTCTTCTGCTCCGGATCGAAGTAT
This sequence is a window from Vicinamibacteria bacterium. Protein-coding genes within it:
- a CDS encoding PhzF family phenazine biosynthesis protein encodes the protein MDLPFMTVDVFTKTPFGGNPLAVVLESEGLDQQTMQRIAGEFNLAETTFVLPPQDSSHTAEVRIFTPRHELPFAGHPNIGTAFVLASRGESTARAPRERLLFEEKVGLVEVDLLTKGSAVTGARLRAPRIPQRGEEIPSKLVGEACSLPVDVFETRNHPPLVVSSGIPFVMAELKSLEALAVATPRTDVFAKELPSERAIGVLLYVSVDRPDADIRCRMFAPLQGVFEDPATGSANVALIGLLASLESEPDLKLTKTIVQGVEMGRPSVLEAEAEKRDGGITGAWIGGSCVAMMQGTLSLPG
- a CDS encoding beta-ketoacyl-[acyl-carrier-protein] synthase family protein, translated to MAFMRQPRREVVVTGAGVLCHFGDDLETICADLRAGRNTPFRTYDEAVRHGARCKLIGVYPNDLDPAELGASKQQSRFMGRASLMALHAARNALDRARVDPKAFAVVVGSGAGDVASHQQISETLDSSGMRRVSATIIPKLMASTVSANLVNVLRTTGPSFTASAACAGGPYNMILAAILIEKGIVDGAIAGGVEVADPHFFAGFDSMRAYNGSDNDHPERASRPYAKDRAGFIFSEGAGILVLEALEVAEKRGANVLGVLRGYGMSSDGVGEMVAPSPEGAEAAMRRAIEDARVTADEIDYVNTHGTSTPLGDVSEVRAMRRVFGERHVLYSSTKGYTGHPVSAAGAIEAIFTLEMLRGGWIAPAVNARPLDPEIEDYPPVLESTDASVRRALSNSFGFGGTNACLILEAA
- a CDS encoding VOC family protein produces the protein MTTLSEIGQIAVTAKDIDRAVAFYRDKLGMKFLFQAPPQLGFFSCGGVRLMLAVPGETEHDHPASVIYYRVPDVQVAYRELSGRGVSFTREPAVVHRTDEYELWIAPFEDSEGNTLALMCEKAR
- a CDS encoding MarR family transcriptional regulator: MAKSRRQEAFELSDRLHSAAIHLLRKLRVEDEASGLSAPRASALSVIVFGGPVTMSELARAEQVSPPTISRLVKELERDGLVRRRTDADDERIQRVEATSEGRSLLVKGRQRRVRKLSSEIERLSPEERERLKESIPIIERLALPERHPRVIRSARAARPRSR
- a CDS encoding tetratricopeptide repeat protein; the protein is MMPVALWLLLQVPFESPREAFLRAEALYQEQHYDEAIEAYEAMRAQGIEDGTLYYNLGNAYFKAGRLGRAVLNYERARELLPGDPDVRANLAFANELVAESVEPPPLPLLIRWAVDWYERLRPSTLARILSLAFLVGGSAVTFLLSQRWPALRTPMQIALGVSVAAALASGTSLLAKLDAEASRHDAIVLTENAYVRSGPGEASPRLAEIHEGLKVRVLSQRESWLQVELANGLNGWIPSEQVERIRIAE